The region AAAATTAAGTCTGCTGAATTTGTAATGAGTAACAGTAATGTTATCAATGCTCCTAAAGAAAGGATTCCTGAATATGCTTTTATAGGACGCTCTAATGTTGGTAAATCTTCATTGATTAACATGTTGATGGAACGCAAAGATTTAGCTAAAATTTCTGGAAAACCAGGAAAAACCCAGTTAATTAATCATTTTAAAATAAATGAAGATTGGTTTTTAGTAGATTTACCTGGCTACGGTTATGCGCAAATTTCTAAAAAGAAAAGAACCATTTTTCAGTATTTTATAGAAAACTATTTTAAAGAAAGAGAACAATTAGTCTGCACTTTTGTGTTGATTGATAGCAGACACGATCCTCAAAAAATTGATTTAGAATTCATGCGGTTTTTAGGTGAAAATCAAATTCCTTTCTGCCTTGTTTTTACCAAAGCCGATAAATTAGGGAGTTCTAAATTAAACAAACAAATTACTTCTTACAAAAAGAAATTATTAGATACTTGGGAAACTTTGCCCATGACGTTTTTAACCTCTTCTTCGACAGGTTTAGGGCGTAAAGAATTTTTAGATTTTATTGATGGCGTAAATCAAGATGTTGCTAAAGATTTTAAATAATCGGCTATGCACTCTACCAAAGAAAATTTACAAGTATTATTTGAAGATAATCATATCATGATTGTAAACAAACGCTCTGGAGATATTACGCAAGGTGATAAAACCAGAGATAAACCTTTGAGTGATGTTGCCAAGGAATACATCAAAGAAAAATACAACAAAGCAGGCAATGTTTTTTTAGGGGTTGTTCATCGGCTAGATAGACCTACTTCTGGTGTTATCATTTTTGCCAGAACCTCTAAAGCTCTGGAGCGATTGAACAAAATGTTGCGCGATAAAGTAATTTACAAAACCTATTGGGCGGTTGTAAAAGAGCATCCAAAGAAAGAAAAAGACACCCTTATTAATTTTTTAAAAAAGAATCCCAAAAATAATAAATCATCGGTGTATTCAAAAGAAATTGAAGGGTCTAAAAAAGCCATCTTACACTATAAAATCTTAAAAAAACTAAATAATTATTCCCTTTTAGAAATTGATTTAGAAACCGGAAGACATCACCAAATTAGAGCACAATTATCTGCAATTGGTTTTCCTATAAAAGGCGATTTAAAATACGGTTTTAATAGAAGTAATAAAGACGGAAGTATTCATTTACATGCCAGAAAAATTGAATTTACTCATCCGGTTTCTAAAGAAAATATTCTCATCACTGCTCCTACTCCTAATGAAGTAATTTGGAACGCTTGCAACTAATTGCTATCTTTAGAGAATATATTTTTCTTAATGAAGGCGCTTAAATACTTTTCAATTCTAATTCTCCCTTTGGTTGTCTATATTTCTTTTACAAGTAAAGGATGGCTAACATATATACCCGCACTTGTTTTCTTTGGATTAGTGCCTCTTTTAGAATTTTTCATCAAACCGAACAAACAAAATTTCACGAAAGATGAAGAGAAAATTGAAAAAGAAAATAAATTTTACACGTATTTATTATACCTTACATTACCAATTCAACTGCTGTTTTTAGCATTCTTTTTGTTTGCCATTCAAGAACCAAATCTTACCAATTCAGAAATCTTCGGACGCATTTTTGGTATGGGTATTATGTGCGGAGTTCTCGGCATTAATGTTGGTCACGAATTAGGGCATCGAAACAAAAGAATAGATCAATTGATAGGAGAAATTTTACTGCTAACCTAATTAAACACGCACTTTTTACCTTATCACAATGGTGGTCATCATTTTAATGTTGCCACTCCAAAAGATGCCGCCACTGCCCGAAAAAATGAAATTTTATTTAGTTTTTGGATTCGTTCTCATTTTTCAAGCTATCTAGAAGCTTGGAAATTAGAAAACAAAAGAATGAGAAACGAAGGTAGAGGCTGGTTCCATTCTCAAAACAGAATGGTTATTTACACAATTTGTAATGCGTTGGTAGTAAGTAGTATCTATTTGTTTTTTGGCCAATTCGTACTTTTCGCCTTCTTAGGTTCAGCAATTTCTGGCATTATGCTATTAGAAACCGTAAATTATATAGAACATTATGGTTTGCTCAGAAAACAGCATGAATCTGGGCGCTATGAGCGTGTAAAAAGAATTCATTCTTGGAACTCAGATCATCAAGTTGGGCAAGTATTGTTGTTTAATTTATCACGTCATTCAGACCATCATTATAACGGATCTAAACATTATCAACTGCTAAAATCATTGCCAGAAAGTCCGCAAATGCCAACAGGATATCCTGGCATGATGTTACTTTCCTTTTTTCCTCCTATCTGGTTTTTAGTGATGAACAAAAAATTAAAACAATTCTCATAATCCATCTATGTTAAAAGAAAAAACAGTTTCTGAGGCGATACAATATAGACGCTCTGTAAGAGTATATGATGCAAAAAAGCCAATAGACAAAACCATTGTAAAAAAATGTATTGAGCAAGCTGCCTTAGCACCAAACAGCAGTAATATGCAGTTGTGGGAATTTTATCATGTTACCTCCAAAGATATGATTGCTAAAATTGCACCTTTTTGTTTCCATCAAAATGCAGCAAGAACGGCACAGCAACTCGTAATTTTTGTGACTAGAAAAGATCTCTGGAAACAAAGAGCTCAAGCTAATTTAAAATTTATTGATAAGACTTTTGGCGCGAACAATACGAAATCAGCACAAAGTAAAAGAGAAAAAACAGCGAGGGGATATTATGGAAAAATTATTCCTTTTGCCTATGCCGATTTTTTAGGAATTCTTGGCTTTCTTAAATACATCATGGTTTTAATAATAGGTCTTTTTAAACCGATTTACAGACAAGTTAGACAAAGTGATATGCGCATTGTTGCCCATAAAACTTGTGGCTTGGCTGCCGAAAATTTTATGATTTCTATGGCTGCTGAAAATTATGATACTTGCCCAATGGAAGGCACTTATACTTTGCGCGTAAAAAAATTACTAGGGTTGCCTTATGGTGCCGAAATAAACATGATTGTTTCTTGCGGTATCAGAAAACCTGAGGGTATTTATGGTGAGCGTTTTAGAATTCCTTTTGAGCAGGTATATAAAGAAGTTTAAAAAAATCTTATAAATAATTTGGATGCTTATCTTAAACATCTATCTTTATTAATTATATGGATAAGGTAAAATTTTATAAATCAGTTCTTTTACTGATGATCCCCTTCTTATCAACACAACTAATTTTCTCGCAAAATTATACCGTTGAAGTACAAAAAGTCTTGGGTCTTTATGAAAATATAATCACCGATATTGAGCAAGATATTAAGGGTTTTATTTGGGTATCTGGAAGCAAATACCTCACGAAATACAACAACCAAGATTTTGTAAACTACTCAAAAGAAGATCTGCTTTTAAAACCACAACATGTAGCAATTTCTGCAACATCAGATGCGCAAGGAGATATTTGGTTTTTCCCTTCTAATGATATTATAATTCACATATTAAATACCAAAAACAATAAAACGTATACTTTAAAAGAAAAATTTCCAAATTTACCCTTTCTAGAGTCAGACATCATTAACAAACCTTATCGAGATCAGTTATATAATATATATATTTCAGTAAAAAATAAAGGACTTTATAAGTATGATGGAAAAGAACTAAAGCTGTTTAGGAAGATTATCGAAAAAAATGATAGAGCTATTTCATTTATAAGCACCGAAAAATACAATTGGTATGCCTATAACCAAACAATAATTAAACAAAATAAAGACAATTTATTTGAGGAAATCATTAAAACAGATATAGAAGTAACTGAATTAAACGTTTTTAATAATGAACCTGTTTTAGTAATACATGCATTTGCTAACTCTTATGATAAATTTACTGCCAAATATTTAAAAGGAGATAACTCTATAAGCGTTTTTCCTGATTTACAACTACAGAGTGATAATTTTTCTGACCTCACATTTTTCCAAAAAACTAGTACTAATCATTATTGGATTAATGAAAAAGAATCCCTCAAAAAGATCGATAAAAATAAAAATGTAGTGTATACCATCCGAAAATCTGATTACCCTTTCGGAAAAAGATTTAAAAGATTTTTTGTTGATAAAAATGATATTATTTGGATTCTTACAGAGACTAGTCTATATAAAGTAATCCTAAAAAATAAAAAATTTAAAAAGTACCTAGATGGATTTAGCTTAAAATCTATGTTTAAAAGAGATTCTAATTTGTACATCACAACTTTCTACCATGGGGTTAAAAAATTCATTTCAAATGATAAAATAGTACAATTTAAAAATTTACCTGAAAATGATAGTTTTATTGGAACTTTTCAGGAAAAAGATACTTTATGGATTACAAGATATTCGCAAGTTTTAAAATATAACTTTAAAACAAACAAAATTGTAGTCTATAATAAAACCATTAAACCTTCTCCGAAAAGTAGAGATTTAGCGTCTATTATTCGACATCCGAAGACAAAGTCTATATTTATTGGCAATTCATTTTACTTTACCCAACTAGATGAACAAGAAAAAACTGTAGCGATTGCCCATCATTTAGACAAATATATTGATGAAGAAGAACGATCTGAAATTAATGTAAGGTGTTTAAAAGTGTATGGTGATAGTCTTTGGATTGGTACTGCTAAAGGGCTGTTTTTAATGAACCATCAAGAGAAAATAACCAGAGCATATACTCCAAAAAATGGCTTTCCAAAAGACTT is a window of Polaribacter litorisediminis DNA encoding:
- the yihA gene encoding ribosome biogenesis GTP-binding protein YihA/YsxC translates to MKIKSAEFVMSNSNVINAPKERIPEYAFIGRSNVGKSSLINMLMERKDLAKISGKPGKTQLINHFKINEDWFLVDLPGYGYAQISKKKRTIFQYFIENYFKEREQLVCTFVLIDSRHDPQKIDLEFMRFLGENQIPFCLVFTKADKLGSSKLNKQITSYKKKLLDTWETLPMTFLTSSSTGLGRKEFLDFIDGVNQDVAKDFK
- a CDS encoding RluA family pseudouridine synthase translates to MHSTKENLQVLFEDNHIMIVNKRSGDITQGDKTRDKPLSDVAKEYIKEKYNKAGNVFLGVVHRLDRPTSGVIIFARTSKALERLNKMLRDKVIYKTYWAVVKEHPKKEKDTLINFLKKNPKNNKSSVYSKEIEGSKKAILHYKILKKLNNYSLLEIDLETGRHHQIRAQLSAIGFPIKGDLKYGFNRSNKDGSIHLHARKIEFTHPVSKENILITAPTPNEVIWNACN
- a CDS encoding nitroreductase family protein — protein: MLKEKTVSEAIQYRRSVRVYDAKKPIDKTIVKKCIEQAALAPNSSNMQLWEFYHVTSKDMIAKIAPFCFHQNAARTAQQLVIFVTRKDLWKQRAQANLKFIDKTFGANNTKSAQSKREKTARGYYGKIIPFAYADFLGILGFLKYIMVLIIGLFKPIYRQVRQSDMRIVAHKTCGLAAENFMISMAAENYDTCPMEGTYTLRVKKLLGLPYGAEINMIVSCGIRKPEGIYGERFRIPFEQVYKEV
- a CDS encoding ligand-binding sensor domain-containing protein — protein: MIPFLSTQLIFSQNYTVEVQKVLGLYENIITDIEQDIKGFIWVSGSKYLTKYNNQDFVNYSKEDLLLKPQHVAISATSDAQGDIWFFPSNDIIIHILNTKNNKTYTLKEKFPNLPFLESDIINKPYRDQLYNIYISVKNKGLYKYDGKELKLFRKIIEKNDRAISFISTEKYNWYAYNQTIIKQNKDNLFEEIIKTDIEVTELNVFNNEPVLVIHAFANSYDKFTAKYLKGDNSISVFPDLQLQSDNFSDLTFFQKTSTNHYWINEKESLKKIDKNKNVVYTIRKSDYPFGKRFKRFFVDKNDIIWILTETSLYKVILKNKKFKKYLDGFSLKSMFKRDSNLYITTFYHGVKKFISNDKIVQFKNLPENDSFIGTFQEKDTLWITRYSQVLKYNFKTNKIVVYNKTIKPSPKSRDLASIIRHPKTKSIFIGNSFYFTQLDEQEKTVAIAHHLDKYIDEEERSEINVRCLKVYGDSLWIGTAKGLFLMNHQEKITRAYTPKNGFPKDLIIQHIYIENDTTFWLGTQGQGLVKWNRLKNTFTNYTTKEGLSNNNVYGVFKDPYGFLWLPTDYGLNRFAPKTLKNNVFLPDEISHQEFNHLSNFIDKEGTMHLGGLNGLNVFHPKDFLSIENKEFNLLLTNVRTTYEDNTITEDKTISTTDVIELNSNIKNTELEVLLLDFKNNLPLQYQYKITPFHENYVVANKNRITLPRKLEKGNYQLLVKAQSSNGSWSQLKTPIKINNSGSDHYLFKLAILFCIVLLGSGSLFMIQKKRKNNKVAFKTEFKPTEPEPTEPLKIATVPDTKENEWLAHLNTTIIHHLDSNNFSVEFLAEKMEMSERQLQRRVKKNINTTPNRYITEVRLKEAFRLLETKQVSSVKEVSKKVGYTTSEYFSKLFKNKYGKNPSDYL